The following are from one region of the Salvia splendens isolate huo1 chromosome 2, SspV2, whole genome shotgun sequence genome:
- the LOC121792020 gene encoding aspartyl protease AED3-like, translating to MEHSNILLTLVFIICLSTSCNGSSFDPCSSPGSDLSVIPMFGKCSPFDFPKPATSWVDTILNMASNDPKRISYLSNLVAPKPTLAPIASGQLINAGNYVVRVKIGTPGQLFFMVLDTSNDAAWIPSSGCTGCSSAVFASNSSTTYASLDCSVPECTQVSGVSCPAVGSGSCLFNRSYGAGSTFSATLSRDTLTLGNTVIPNYAFGCVNTISGGSIPPQGLLGLGRGPMSLLSQTGPVYSGVFSYCLPSFKSYYFSGSLKLGPAGQPKNIRTTLLLKNPHRPSLYYVNLTGVSVGRVNVPIAPELLAFDPSTGSGTIIDSGTVITRFVQPVYISIRDEFRKQITGAISSLGAFDTCFAATNEEIAPTVTFHFTGLDLKLPMENVLIHSSSGSLACLAMAAAPNNVNSVLNVIANLQQQNLRILFDTVNSRLGIARELCN from the coding sequence ATGGAACACTCCAATATTCTTTTAACATTAGTTTTCATCATTTGTCTCTCCACATCTTGCAATGGTTCTTCTTTTGACCCATGTTCGTCCCCCGGTTCGGATCTATCCGTCATCCCCATGTTCGGAAAATGCTCACCCTTCGACTTTCCCAAACCCGCCACATCATGGGTCGACACCATCCTTAACATGGCCTCAAACGACCCGAAAAGAATCTCATACTTGTCAAACCTAGTCGCGCCAAAACCCACCCTCGCCCCTATCGCCTCGGGCCAGCTCATAAACGCGGGCAACTACGTTGTCCGGGTCAAGATTGGGACTCCGGGCCAGCTCTTCTTCATGGTGTTGGACACTAGCAACGACGCTGCATGGATCCCATCCAGCGGTTGCACAGGGTGCTCGTCCGCTGTCTTCGCCTCCAACTCCTCCACCACTTACGCCTCACTGGACTGCTCTGTACCAGAATGTACCCAAGTCAGTGGGGTCTCGTGTCCGGCAGTTGGGTCCGGTTCATGCCTCTTTAACCGGTCCTACGGTGCCGGATCAACCTTCTCAGCCACGCTATCCCGTGACACCCTCACATTAGGCAACACTGTCATCCCAAACTACGCTTTCGGGTGTGTCAACACCATCTCGGGCGGGTCGATCCCGCCCCAAGGGTTATTGGGCTTGGGCCGCGGACCAATGTCATTACTTTCTCAAACCGGGCCGGTCTATTCCGGTGTATTCTCATATTGTCTCCCTAGCTTCAAGTCGTACTACTTCTCGGGCTCACTCAAACTCGGACCCGCAGGCCAACCCAAGAACATCCGAACCACCCTGCTCCTGAAGAACCCACACCGCCCATCGCTATACTACGTGAACCTCACCGGAGTCAGTGTGGGCCGGGTCAATGTTCCAATAGCACCAGAGCTCCTAGCGTTCGACCCAAGCACCGGGTCGGGCACCATTATAGATTCGGGTACGGTTATAACCCGGTTCGTCCAACCCGTATACATAAGTATTCGGGACGAATTTAGGAAGCAAATAACAGGGGCGATAAGCTCGCTGGGAGCGTTCGACACTTGCTTTGCAGCGACGAATGAAGAGATAGCGCCAACTGTTACGTTTCATTTTACAGGGCTGGATTTGAAGCTTCCGATGGAGAATGTGTTGATCCATAGCAGCTCGGGGTCGTTGGCGTGCTTGGCGATGGCTGCGGCACCGAACAATGTGAACTCGGTGCTCAATGTGATAGCCAATTTGCAGCAGCAGAATCTCAGGATTTTGTTCGACACTGTCAATTCTCGCCTTGGAATTGCGCGTGAGCTCTGTAATTAG
- the LOC121792028 gene encoding F-box protein SKIP5-like — translation MEAGQPKLKKLAKRGKNSYICQINNLDDGCLMLIFSFLCPIPDRYNTALVCRRWRFLACHPRLWLRVDRSVNDLSEPGVYPNIETAVAAARPGDTVLIAAGGIHRTSNIQIKKPICLIGAGELPDDTTLICSRGSESALEFLATCKLANLTVRAELGCCLLHRGGRLTIDGCILQCESNPLDHLSHAIVTTASPPDEVPAAPLKKNGDCVTVMRTRIEGGAKAVLTSGTLSLQQVRVIYTRTSLYFWFSVEHT, via the exons ATGGAGGCAGGGCAGCCGAAGTTGAAGAAATTAGCAAAGCGCGGCAAGAATTCATACATTTGTCAAATAAATAATCTCGATGATGGTTGTCTCATGCTAATTTTCAGCTTCCTCTGCCCCATTCCAG ATCGGTATAACACCGCCCTCGTTTGCCGCAGATGGCGTTTCCTAGCATGCCATCCTCGTCTCTGGTTGCGTGTTGATAGGTCTGTTAATGATCTATCTGAGCCTGGGGTTTACCCCAATATTGAGACGGCTGTCGCTGCAGCAAG GCCTGGAGACACTGTATTGATTGCAGCTGGAGGGATTCACCGAACGTCTAATATTCAGATCAAGAAGCCTATCTGCCTT ATTGGCGCAGGTGAACTTCCTGATGATACAACACTTATCTGCTCCCGTGGTTCTGAGAG TGCCCTGGAGTTCTTGGCAACATGCAAGCTGGCTAATCTGACGGTGAGGGCAGAGCTCGGCTGCTGCCTTCTGCACAGGGGCGGGAGGCTCACTATTGATGGCTGCATTCTCCAATGCGAGTCGAATCCCTTGGACCATCTCTCTCATGCCATTGTGACCACTGCAAGCCCTCCTGACGAAGTTCCAGCAGCTCCACTAAAGAAGAATGGTGATTGTGTTACTGTAATGCGAACACGGATTGAGGGAGGCGCAAAGGCTGTCTTGACAAGCGGAACACTCTCCCTGCAGCAAGTACGCGTCATATATACTCGCACTTCCCTGTATTTCTGGTTCAGCGTCGAGCATACTTGA